One Tolypothrix sp. NIES-4075 DNA segment encodes these proteins:
- a CDS encoding Hsp70 family protein, with protein MNLKKNQKIRVVVGIDFGTSRSGFAYSFSFESQIKLYRDWSLQPSPYVKTLTDIFWDLSKKQLKSWGWEAPEDMGKIPTAKINDYVHCRKFKMLLYEGKEYYSDKERILVLDLIASYLKEIKNTAFKQITTNTTGLLKEEEILWCLTVPTIWTNENKDMMRKAAVKAGLISESSADSERLKLALEPEAAALYCLEEAGFSSISDVPQGTSFMVVDAGGGTVDISVHKVVSDGLDTIGLSSGGSCGSTNIDREFLKYVTNLIGKDIMDDFHTKFPSEFLKLFQDWERQKCSYDEKSIESNRVLKISIPNKLHRIISEKRSSIYNKLSQLQEGDDEYICLKREKIEEIFKPTLDSLILLVDKQFQELDRRSNKCDYIFLVGGFATSPFLQERVKQRYESKKVQKVVIPHDPGAAVVWGSVAYAKNPTRIRSRCSRLTYGIETRMPFEDGDKEDKKWVNELGKEYCDNRFDIFVKARKIVKVGEKVKRKYYPSEKNQTGVSIDVYSTPEEDVYYIDEDHVTLECRIVVDMSDTTDGWNRAVEVSMDFGDTEIQVEAKNVNTGKLYNHKILFGVYYEN; from the coding sequence ATGAATCTTAAAAAAAATCAAAAAATACGGGTTGTAGTAGGAATTGATTTTGGAACATCTCGTTCTGGATTTGCTTATAGTTTCAGTTTCGAGTCTCAAATAAAACTTTATAGAGATTGGTCACTTCAGCCTTCACCCTATGTAAAAACGCTCACCGATATTTTTTGGGATTTATCAAAAAAACAACTTAAATCTTGGGGATGGGAAGCTCCAGAAGATATGGGTAAGATTCCTACCGCCAAGATAAATGATTATGTACATTGTAGAAAATTTAAGATGTTGCTCTATGAAGGAAAAGAATACTATTCTGACAAAGAAAGAATTTTAGTACTAGACCTAATTGCTAGCTATCTTAAAGAAATTAAGAATACTGCTTTCAAGCAGATTACGACTAATACGACAGGACTTTTAAAAGAAGAAGAGATTTTATGGTGTTTGACTGTTCCGACTATCTGGACAAATGAAAACAAAGATATGATGCGTAAAGCAGCAGTGAAAGCTGGATTGATTAGCGAAAGTTCTGCCGACTCTGAACGTCTTAAGCTTGCCTTAGAACCAGAAGCAGCAGCTTTATATTGTCTAGAAGAAGCAGGTTTCTCCTCTATTTCTGATGTGCCCCAAGGAACTAGCTTTATGGTGGTAGATGCGGGCGGAGGCACAGTTGATATTAGTGTACATAAAGTAGTCTCAGATGGATTAGATACAATAGGTTTAAGTAGCGGTGGTTCTTGTGGCTCTACCAATATAGACAGAGAATTTTTAAAATATGTCACAAATTTGATTGGTAAGGACATAATGGATGATTTTCATACAAAATTTCCTTCTGAGTTTTTAAAATTGTTCCAGGATTGGGAAAGACAAAAATGCAGCTATGATGAAAAATCTATAGAATCAAATAGAGTGCTAAAGATTTCAATTCCAAATAAGCTTCATAGAATCATTTCAGAGAAACGTAGCTCTATTTACAATAAATTATCTCAATTACAGGAGGGAGATGATGAATATATATGCTTGAAGCGCGAAAAAATTGAAGAAATTTTTAAACCGACGCTAGATAGTTTAATTTTACTTGTTGATAAACAATTTCAGGAGCTAGATAGGCGTTCTAATAAATGTGATTACATCTTCCTTGTGGGTGGTTTTGCGACTTCTCCTTTTTTGCAAGAGCGAGTAAAGCAAAGGTATGAGTCCAAAAAAGTACAGAAGGTTGTCATTCCTCATGATCCTGGTGCAGCTGTCGTGTGGGGTTCTGTAGCTTATGCTAAAAATCCAACACGAATTCGTTCTCGATGCTCTCGTTTGACATACGGTATCGAGACACGAATGCCATTTGAAGATGGTGATAAAGAAGATAAAAAATGGGTGAATGAGCTGGGAAAAGAATATTGCGATAACCGCTTTGACATCTTCGTCAAAGCAAGAAAGATTGTAAAGGTTGGTGAAAAAGTAAAACGTAAATATTATCCGTCTGAAAAAAACCAGACCGGTGTGTCAATAGATGTTTACTCAACGCCTGAAGAAGATGTTTACTACATAGATGAAGACCATGTAACGTTGGAGTGTCGAATAGTTGTTGATATGTCTGATACAACAGATGGTTGGAATCGTGCTGTTGAAGTTTCAATGGATTTTGGGGATACTGAAATTCAAGTTGAAGCAAAGAATGTAAACACTGGTAAGTTGTACAATCATAAAATTCTTTTTGGTGTGTACTACGAAAACTAA
- a CDS encoding HipA-like protein, which produces MNNEFDIIVVPGDAAEATEAMGTKLKFWFYHPELGYCLYKQARPNTGEDWAEKIAASLCELLKVPHARIELATWNNARGTVSPSFLPNGSSLILGNEILAPMVPEYPRFQAFNVSQHTLDVVLAAISNNAVNLPLNWISPAGIQTAVDTFVGYLLLDAWIGNSDRHHENWGFIETSLDASTQKRMFHLAPTYDHASSLGREMLDSKRLERLLNRSVSAYVDKCRSALYAQIGDKKALRPLDAFREAAQQATNAASVWLECLSCVSSTETLALFNRVPSNRISETAIAFAQDILEINQRRLLELREELL; this is translated from the coding sequence ATGAATAACGAGTTTGATATTATCGTCGTACCTGGTGATGCCGCCGAAGCTACTGAGGCGATGGGAACCAAATTGAAATTTTGGTTTTACCACCCGGAACTAGGCTATTGTCTTTATAAGCAAGCTCGACCTAATACAGGTGAAGACTGGGCAGAAAAGATAGCAGCTTCGTTGTGTGAGTTACTCAAAGTGCCCCATGCCCGTATTGAACTGGCTACCTGGAACAACGCTCGCGGTACGGTGTCACCATCATTTCTACCTAATGGTTCCTCACTCATTCTTGGTAATGAGATTCTTGCTCCAATGGTGCCGGAGTATCCCCGATTCCAAGCTTTTAATGTGTCGCAACACACCCTTGATGTTGTGCTGGCAGCCATTAGTAACAATGCAGTCAATCTGCCTTTGAACTGGATATCACCAGCAGGTATCCAGACAGCAGTAGATACTTTTGTTGGCTACTTACTGTTGGATGCTTGGATTGGTAACAGCGACAGGCATCACGAAAATTGGGGGTTTATAGAAACATCTTTAGATGCCTCTACACAGAAGAGAATGTTTCATCTTGCACCCACCTACGACCACGCTTCCAGCCTAGGTCGGGAAATGCTGGACAGCAAGCGACTGGAGCGACTTCTCAATCGCTCTGTCTCCGCCTATGTAGACAAATGCAGATCGGCGCTATATGCTCAAATTGGCGATAAAAAAGCCTTGAGACCTCTGGATGCGTTTCGTGAAGCAGCGCAACAGGCAACTAATGCAGCTTCAGTGTGGTTGGAGTGCTTAAGTTGTGTGTCCTCCACAGAAACGCTGGCACTATTTAATCGCGTGCCATCGAACCGGATTTCAGAAACGGCGATCGCTTTTGCTCAGGATATACTGGAAATAAATCAACGCCGACTGCTTGAACTGCGGGAGGAACTACTGTGA
- a CDS encoding DNA-binding protein, translating into MLFLAWQDPVSRAWFPIGRLSSDGTTYQFVYTQGVQVAQQQCAFQPLPSFPDLDLVYFSPELFPLFANRLLRRSRPDYADFVQWLNLSTHEDDPIVLLARSGGQRATDTFFVLPASEQDGNGVYHIHFFVQGLRYLPYETINRISRLQTGELLRLVRDTYSDEERGLILCTEDRYIVGYGPQYLLDDSFEMLRSLLNCVQVAVERVNPPPTPLQFRLLCHLSACLPENFRPFSSLIYQPLVDMVAASPV; encoded by the coding sequence ATGCTCTTTCTAGCTTGGCAAGACCCAGTTAGTCGCGCTTGGTTTCCCATTGGTCGCTTATCTAGTGATGGAACCACCTATCAATTTGTTTACACTCAAGGAGTCCAAGTGGCGCAGCAACAGTGCGCCTTTCAGCCATTGCCGTCTTTCCCAGACTTAGACTTGGTGTACTTTTCGCCAGAATTGTTTCCATTATTCGCTAACCGCCTTCTACGTCGAAGCAGACCGGACTACGCCGATTTCGTACAGTGGTTAAACCTCTCCACCCACGAAGATGACCCAATCGTTTTGCTTGCTCGCAGTGGGGGACAACGGGCTACCGATACGTTTTTTGTCTTGCCTGCAAGTGAGCAGGATGGGAATGGAGTTTACCACATTCACTTTTTCGTTCAGGGTCTACGCTATCTGCCTTATGAAACTATTAATCGGATCAGCCGCTTACAGACGGGCGAACTGTTGCGTCTTGTTCGCGACACATATTCTGATGAAGAACGTGGTTTGATTTTGTGTACTGAAGACCGTTACATTGTGGGCTACGGTCCTCAATATCTTTTAGATGATAGCTTTGAGATGCTGCGCTCTTTACTAAACTGCGTGCAAGTTGCCGTTGAGCGCGTCAATCCACCCCCCACACCCCTCCAGTTTCGGTTACTTTGTCACCTGAGTGCCTGTTTGCCAGAAAACTTTCGTCCTTTTTCCAGTTTGATTTACCAACCACTGGTTGATATGGTAGCGGCTAGCCCCGTTTAG
- a CDS encoding PRTRC system ThiF family protein produces MNHYYDFVNASKLILLQHSRIEFWIVGMGGTGSWLAAGVVRLACSLSNTGKEVQVAFVDHDVVEEANVLRQCFCYKEIGLPKAQTLALRYSIAWGMEIKAITKRFHPKMVQAGYKTLSIIIGCVDNASARKSLSQVLKHNDYNYNQAPSIWYLDCGNSKSSGQVLLGSNLSNDPQYYTFGLLGCSQIPSPTIQHPELLVPLPEELEDNNLSCEQMALLNTQSLSINQQVAAVATDYLVQLTTGELKRFATYFDLASGSMRSLYLTQESVFKAI; encoded by the coding sequence ATGAACCATTACTATGATTTTGTTAACGCATCAAAGCTAATTCTTCTACAACACTCCCGCATTGAATTTTGGATCGTTGGAATGGGAGGGACTGGGAGTTGGCTTGCTGCGGGCGTTGTTCGACTTGCTTGTAGCTTAAGCAATACGGGTAAAGAGGTGCAAGTCGCTTTCGTAGATCATGATGTTGTCGAAGAAGCTAATGTACTAAGGCAGTGCTTCTGCTACAAAGAAATTGGCTTACCCAAAGCCCAAACATTAGCTCTGAGATATTCAATTGCCTGGGGGATGGAAATTAAAGCAATAACCAAACGCTTTCACCCAAAAATGGTACAAGCAGGGTACAAAACACTGTCAATTATTATTGGGTGCGTGGATAATGCTTCGGCGCGAAAGTCACTTTCACAAGTGCTGAAACATAACGATTACAATTATAATCAGGCTCCTTCAATCTGGTATTTAGACTGTGGTAATAGTAAGAGCAGCGGACAGGTTTTATTAGGTTCAAATCTATCCAATGATCCGCAATATTATACCTTTGGACTCCTTGGCTGTAGCCAAATCCCCTCGCCAACAATCCAACATCCAGAACTTTTGGTTCCACTACCAGAGGAATTGGAAGACAACAATTTATCATGCGAACAAATGGCGCTGCTCAATACTCAAAGCTTGAGCATCAACCAACAAGTAGCAGCAGTTGCCACTGATTATTTAGTTCAACTAACAACGGGGGAATTAAAACGCTTCGCCACTTACTTTGATTTGGCTAGTGGCAGTATGCGATCGCTCTACCTCACCCAAGAGTCTGTCTTCAAAGCGATTTAA
- a CDS encoding Mov34/MPN/PAD-1 family protein, translating into MIQLVNFEEIVDYKIVRQLPLPSHTSSLFEYLFAGNGVFIRGTRPGLEVLMPVEYYRENIRGLPIIEPYLQLKPNKIPKTILLEMWRHSCLACNAQSAVEIAFHIHYEQNSWRLEIPDQTQHSASCQPTRFDGDSSFHNATVDVHSHHAMKAFFSTTDDADEGGFRIYAVLGRVNTKEPEIRVRVGLFRNYWDIPASNVFELPEFMHDISCDSAIAYKFYSNTNSPILDNSLDEHEPLL; encoded by the coding sequence ATGATTCAGCTAGTTAATTTTGAGGAAATAGTTGACTACAAAATTGTCCGTCAACTCCCTTTACCATCTCATACCAGTTCTCTGTTTGAATATCTTTTTGCTGGGAATGGAGTATTCATTAGAGGCACCCGCCCAGGATTAGAAGTATTGATGCCCGTGGAATACTACAGAGAAAATATCCGAGGATTGCCAATTATTGAACCTTATTTGCAACTCAAACCAAATAAGATTCCTAAAACAATATTGCTAGAAATGTGGCGACACAGTTGCCTCGCTTGTAACGCTCAAAGTGCAGTAGAAATTGCTTTTCACATTCACTATGAACAGAACAGTTGGCGCTTGGAAATACCAGACCAAACTCAGCATAGCGCAAGCTGTCAACCAACCAGATTTGACGGTGATTCTTCGTTCCACAACGCTACTGTGGACGTGCATTCTCATCATGCAATGAAAGCCTTCTTCTCAACAACCGATGATGCTGACGAAGGAGGGTTCCGCATCTATGCTGTTTTGGGGCGAGTTAACACCAAAGAACCTGAAATCCGAGTCAGAGTGGGACTTTTCAGAAACTACTGGGATATTCCTGCAAGCAACGTCTTTGAACTACCTGAGTTTATGCATGACATCTCTTGTGACTCAGCAATTGCCTACAAATTTTACTCGAATACTAATTCTCCAATTCTGGATAATTCTTTGGATGAACATGAACCATTACTATGA
- a CDS encoding siphovirus Gp157 family protein, producing the protein MSYLAQATLAKYSFEAVELWTQLESAQTSEEEEAILKALWENQKNQETSTDTQAELALQLDAEIVGIKARLEHLVEIHKTALDRLQRWRLSLDSTLLYFHSTGVLPDKLVGKSRHITIKENPPSCEVLIPTEELPQEYINRKEVVTPDKKRIIADWKKGIPVDGTHIERKRKVEYGIIAKNIQDVQDNHQKRNGKKKVSAVK; encoded by the coding sequence ATGTCTTACTTAGCTCAAGCAACCTTAGCCAAATATTCATTTGAAGCTGTTGAACTTTGGACACAATTAGAAAGCGCCCAAACCTCAGAAGAAGAGGAAGCTATTCTCAAAGCACTCTGGGAAAACCAGAAAAACCAAGAAACATCAACTGACACCCAAGCCGAGCTAGCTTTGCAGCTGGATGCTGAAATAGTTGGGATCAAAGCACGTCTTGAACATTTAGTAGAAATTCATAAAACGGCACTTGATCGCTTGCAACGCTGGCGACTTTCCTTGGATTCCACCCTACTGTACTTCCACTCCACTGGAGTTTTACCAGATAAATTAGTGGGCAAATCTCGCCACATTACTATCAAAGAAAACCCGCCCAGTTGTGAAGTACTGATTCCTACGGAGGAATTACCCCAAGAGTACATCAACCGAAAAGAAGTGGTTACTCCTGACAAAAAGAGAATCATCGCTGATTGGAAAAAAGGCATACCCGTAGACGGTACGCATATAGAACGCAAGCGAAAAGTCGAGTACGGAATAATTGCGAAAAACATCCAAGACGTTCAAGATAACCATCAAAAACGTAATGGAAAAAAGAAAGTCTCGGCAGTGAAGTAA
- a CDS encoding DUF4365 domain-containing protein, protein MVFLCRLTYSCQIASRPTDIGGIDIIISGTEQEYSLYPPRLEVQVKSTSIDVMSDEVIRYPLKLKNYNELRKQKTLVPKILIVVLIPDNLIEWVSNPAHS, encoded by the coding sequence TTGGTTTTTTTATGCCGACTTACTTACTCATGCCAGATAGCATCCAGACCCACAGATATTGGCGGCATCGACATCATCATTTCAGGTACAGAACAGGAATATTCGCTTTATCCACCTCGCCTCGAAGTGCAAGTGAAATCTACTTCAATAGATGTAATGAGTGATGAAGTTATTAGATATCCCCTCAAACTTAAAAACTATAATGAGTTGAGAAAGCAAAAAACTCTTGTACCCAAAATCCTGATTGTAGTGTTAATTCCTGACAATCTAATTGAATGGGTCAGTAACCCCGCTCACTCATAG
- the iscB gene encoding RNA-guided endonuclease IscB produces MSNYVLVIDTNKSPCNPIHPAQARKLLDLKLAAIFRRYPFTIILKSVSTDVVSPIQLKLDPGSKVTGIALVQEDKVIFGAELTHRGSAIKASLESRKSLRRGRRARHTRYRQARFLNRTRLKGWLAPSLQHRVLTINTWVKRLCKFAPITRISQELVRFDLQQLENPEISGIEYQQGQLAGYEVREYLLNKWDRKCTYCEAENIPLQVEHIKPKAKGGTNRISNLCLACDKCNKKKGTQDVEKFLAKKPELLKKILSHAKRPLKDATAVNSTRWALFTSLKQMGLPVSTGSGGLTKFNRTTLKLPKTHWIDAACVGKVETLEILTTKPLNIKATGHGTRQMCGTNKFGFPVRHRTNKQIHYGFQTGDIVKAVVKTGKKIGVYIGRIATRASGSFNISTTNGLVQGISYKHCSTSHKKDGYSYSA; encoded by the coding sequence ATGTCCAATTATGTTTTAGTTATTGACACGAATAAATCCCCCTGTAACCCCATACACCCGGCTCAAGCTAGAAAATTATTGGATCTAAAACTAGCTGCTATTTTCCGACGTTATCCGTTTACTATTATTTTGAAAAGTGTTTCAACGGATGTTGTTAGCCCGATTCAACTTAAGTTAGACCCAGGCTCTAAAGTAACTGGAATAGCGCTGGTTCAAGAAGACAAAGTTATTTTTGGTGCTGAATTAACCCACAGAGGTAGTGCAATCAAAGCATCTTTAGAATCTAGAAAGTCTTTAAGAAGAGGGAGACGTGCTAGACATACTCGATATCGTCAAGCTAGATTTTTAAATCGTACCCGTCTTAAAGGTTGGCTTGCACCGTCTTTGCAACATCGGGTTTTAACTATCAACACTTGGGTAAAACGCCTATGCAAATTTGCTCCAATAACAAGAATATCTCAAGAGTTAGTTAGATTTGACTTACAACAATTAGAGAATCCAGAAATATCAGGTATCGAGTATCAGCAAGGGCAATTAGCAGGGTATGAAGTCCGCGAGTATCTACTCAATAAATGGGATAGAAAGTGTACTTATTGCGAAGCTGAAAACATACCTTTGCAAGTTGAGCATATTAAGCCTAAAGCCAAGGGAGGAACTAATAGAATTTCTAATTTATGCCTTGCCTGCGATAAATGTAACAAGAAGAAAGGGACACAAGATGTTGAAAAGTTTCTTGCTAAAAAGCCTGAACTTTTAAAGAAGATATTGTCCCATGCTAAACGTCCACTAAAAGATGCGACCGCTGTTAACTCGACACGTTGGGCGTTGTTTACCTCCTTAAAACAGATGGGGCTACCAGTTTCTACTGGCTCAGGCGGATTAACTAAATTCAACCGAACAACGTTAAAACTACCTAAAACTCATTGGATAGATGCAGCGTGTGTTGGCAAAGTAGAAACCCTAGAAATACTAACCACCAAACCTCTAAATATCAAAGCTACAGGTCACGGCACTAGACAAATGTGTGGAACAAATAAGTTTGGATTTCCAGTTAGACATAGGACTAACAAGCAAATCCACTATGGTTTTCAAACAGGGGACATTGTTAAAGCGGTTGTTAAAACTGGAAAGAAAATTGGTGTTTACATTGGTCGGATTGCAACTCGTGCATCAGGTAGTTTTAATATTTCTACTACCAACGGTTTAGTACAAGGAATCTCATATAAACATTGCTCAACCAGTCATAAAAAAGATGGCTACAGTTATTCGGCTTGA
- a CDS encoding DUF4365 domain-containing protein, whose translation MNQSETELCMRRCGYWMSLKGQPETQNTESVTVYLPRSQLFTVNALKDIMQQIETGGTL comes from the coding sequence GTGAATCAGTCAGAAACCGAACTCTGTATGCGACGTTGCGGCTACTGGATGTCATTAAAAGGGCAACCAGAGACACAAAATACTGAAAGTGTGACTGTCTATTTACCTCGCTCACAGTTATTTACAGTCAATGCTCTTAAAGATATTATGCAGCAAATCGAAACAGGAGGCACGTTGTGA
- the recG gene encoding ATP-dependent DNA helicase RecG has protein sequence MNTATAAQTQQNSCHITRNAHVTISANTMNLFQPLHNLPGISPTNSKLLKNLGIYTILDLLFYYPRNYIKYRRVRIANLKVGDNVTIIGIIKKHEIISPAKNPKLTIQTWTIKDKIGSITCKCFYNHPYYQSQRWRCEQSKLYSTTRLVAVSGIVKDDLYLGKTLNNPEISVIELADIKAKSSSIIPIYALTKGVTLELVQNAIQTALTVINQLKDPLPAYVRQQYGLIKLKEAIANIHFPPNSKTLAAARRRLVFDEFFYLQLSLLQRRHLFKARASISKIAPTGALIKQFYSQLPFELTVAQQRVINDILNDLQSPTPMNRLVQGDVGAGKTVVAVVAILAVIQSGYQAALMAPTEVLAEQHYRKITDWFNKMHLPVELLTGSTKTAKRSCIQAQLETGELPLLIGTHALIQDKVNFNKLGLVVIDEQHRFGVQQRMQLQQKGKQPHVLTMTATPIPRTLALTLHGDLDVSQIDELPPGRSPIRTKVLTKSTSAYDLIRREVQKGHQAYIVLPLIEESEKLNVRSAIEEHQRLSEKIFPKFKVGLLHGRMTSAQKDEALAAFRDNQTQILVSTTVVEVGVDVPNATVMLIENAERFGLSQLHQLRGRVGRGSHQSYCLLINGSKTAEARSRLVVLEQSQDGFFISEMDMRLRGEGELLGTRQSGLSDLVLANLLEDEEILAIARTAAISILAIDPELKNHPHIRAELARRGYLDINASLLN, from the coding sequence ATAAACACTGCTACCGCAGCTCAAACGCAGCAAAACTCGTGCCACATCACGAGGAACGCGCACGTTACTATTTCTGCAAATACCATGAATTTATTCCAGCCCCTGCATAATCTACCAGGTATCAGTCCAACTAACAGCAAACTTCTTAAAAACCTGGGAATTTATACTATCCTAGACCTACTATTTTACTACCCCCGCAATTACATAAAATACCGCAGAGTCAGAATTGCTAACTTAAAAGTAGGTGACAACGTTACAATCATCGGTATAATCAAAAAACACGAAATCATCAGCCCTGCCAAAAACCCAAAATTAACAATCCAAACTTGGACAATCAAAGACAAAATAGGTTCTATTACTTGTAAATGTTTTTATAACCATCCTTATTACCAATCGCAACGATGGCGTTGTGAGCAATCAAAACTTTACTCCACTACTCGACTCGTTGCTGTATCTGGAATAGTTAAAGATGATTTGTACTTGGGCAAGACCTTAAACAATCCAGAAATCAGCGTAATCGAGTTAGCAGACATCAAGGCTAAGTCTTCTTCAATTATCCCCATTTACGCTTTAACTAAAGGGGTGACGTTGGAGCTAGTTCAAAATGCTATCCAGACTGCTTTAACTGTTATTAATCAACTAAAAGACCCCTTGCCTGCCTATGTGCGTCAGCAATATGGATTGATTAAGTTAAAAGAGGCGATCGCTAACATCCACTTTCCCCCTAACAGCAAAACTCTGGCAGCTGCGCGTCGCCGATTAGTGTTTGATGAATTTTTCTACCTCCAACTGTCGCTACTTCAACGCCGCCACCTTTTCAAAGCACGAGCATCCATCTCAAAAATCGCTCCTACTGGTGCGCTAATTAAACAATTTTATTCGCAATTGCCCTTTGAGCTGACAGTAGCACAACAGCGAGTCATCAACGATATCCTCAATGACTTGCAATCGCCCACGCCGATGAACCGATTGGTGCAAGGGGATGTGGGTGCAGGTAAAACTGTAGTGGCAGTAGTTGCAATACTCGCCGTCATTCAATCTGGCTACCAGGCGGCGCTGATGGCTCCCACTGAGGTGCTGGCAGAACAGCACTATCGTAAGATAACTGACTGGTTCAACAAAATGCACTTGCCAGTAGAACTGCTCACAGGTTCGACGAAAACCGCAAAACGCTCATGCATACAAGCCCAGTTGGAAACTGGTGAACTACCGCTGTTGATAGGTACTCATGCCCTGATTCAAGACAAAGTGAATTTCAATAAGCTGGGTTTAGTGGTAATTGACGAGCAGCACAGGTTTGGGGTACAGCAGCGGATGCAGTTGCAGCAAAAAGGTAAACAACCCCATGTGCTAACAATGACGGCAACGCCGATTCCTCGAACACTGGCGCTGACGTTGCATGGAGATTTGGATGTCAGTCAAATTGACGAGTTACCACCAGGACGTTCTCCAATCCGCACCAAAGTTTTGACCAAAAGCACATCAGCATACGACCTAATCCGCCGCGAAGTGCAAAAAGGACATCAAGCCTATATTGTGTTGCCCCTGATTGAAGAATCAGAAAAGCTGAATGTGCGTTCAGCTATTGAGGAGCATCAACGTCTATCGGAAAAAATCTTCCCCAAATTTAAAGTGGGTCTACTGCACGGACGCATGACTTCAGCCCAGAAGGATGAGGCGCTTGCAGCTTTCCGCGACAACCAAACTCAAATTCTCGTTTCTACTACGGTTGTTGAAGTGGGAGTGGATGTTCCCAATGCGACAGTGATGCTGATTGAAAATGCAGAGCGTTTTGGCTTATCCCAGTTGCATCAACTGCGGGGGCGCGTCGGTCGCGGTTCCCACCAATCCTACTGTCTACTGATAAATGGCAGCAAAACAGCAGAAGCGCGTAGTCGTCTCGTTGTGCTGGAACAATCGCAAGATGGCTTTTTCATTTCTGAAATGGATATGCGGCTGCGTGGAGAAGGTGAATTGTTGGGAACTCGCCAATCTGGGCTGTCAGATTTGGTTTTGGCGAATCTGTTAGAAGATGAGGAAATACTGGCGATCGCACGGACTGCCGCAATCTCAATACTTGCAATTGACCCTGAGCTAAAAAACCACCCACATATAAGAGCGGAACTAGCTCGTCGCGGCTACTTGGACATAAATGCAAGCCTTTTGAATTAA
- a CDS encoding class I SAM-dependent methyltransferase — MEETFEIIFRHNLWNCSESASGCGSTLKNTEAIRKQLPGLVKKLAAKTFLDLACGDFNWMKEIDLEIDTYFGVDIVHSICKDNNQNYAQYNRDFISLDFTKDALPTKADIILCRDALVHLSFCDIGKAIENIKKSGSRYLLVTTYPNVEVNFEICTGGWRPLNLQKPPFNWPEPIFFIEDSEEIGLPDWGKHLGLWEVQKIMLPSRGIYLYSGSVNVPGSCATVLPALSCIETYLEPRLAFCEQPGRTHLNFSSGQ, encoded by the coding sequence ATGGAAGAAACGTTTGAGATCATTTTTCGCCATAACCTATGGAATTGTTCTGAGTCAGCTTCTGGCTGCGGTTCAACCCTCAAAAACACAGAGGCGATTAGGAAACAATTGCCCGGTTTAGTTAAAAAGCTAGCTGCAAAAACATTTCTGGATCTTGCCTGTGGTGACTTTAATTGGATGAAAGAGATTGACCTCGAAATCGATACATATTTTGGGGTTGATATAGTTCACAGCATTTGTAAAGACAATAATCAAAATTATGCACAATATAATCGAGATTTTATCAGTCTAGACTTTACAAAGGACGCACTACCGACGAAGGCTGACATCATTTTGTGCCGAGATGCATTAGTGCATTTGTCTTTTTGCGATATCGGTAAAGCTATTGAAAACATTAAGAAGAGTGGATCTCGATATCTGCTGGTAACAACTTATCCTAACGTTGAAGTTAATTTTGAGATATGCACAGGGGGTTGGAGACCACTAAATCTGCAAAAACCACCCTTTAATTGGCCAGAACCAATCTTTTTTATAGAAGATTCTGAGGAAATTGGTCTACCGGATTGGGGTAAGCACTTAGGGCTGTGGGAAGTCCAAAAGATAATGCTTCCTAGCCGTGGAATTTATTTATATTCCGGTTCTGTTAATGTGCCAGGCTCTTGTGCTACAGTACTCCCTGCACTGTCATGCATAGAAACTTATTTAGAACCAAGGCTTGCCTTCTGTGAGCAACCAGGGCGAACGCATCTTAATTTCTCTAGTGGCCAATAA